The Panthera leo isolate Ple1 chromosome D1, P.leo_Ple1_pat1.1, whole genome shotgun sequence region CTGAAAGCTGGAGAACGCCCAATAtccagaaatgtatttatttgctgaATCAGAAAATCATCATCCCAGAAGTGAAGCCAACATTCTTCCTAACAGTGCACAGATGAATACACGAGCCGTACTATCAGCAGGCCACACTCCCAAATATTAAGGTTGTTCAGAatctttaaaattccaaatccATGGCAAGAAAGATCCTCTAAAATTCaagaattaaaatttacaaaaataaataccactCTGACACTCAAGGGACATCTTCACTTTAAGGCCTTTGTCACAAATCTGAATCTTTATTGTtctgaaataaatgttataaacatAACCCAAAACAAAACTTGGATACTCAGTCTCAGAAGAGGTGTGGCTCAATGCCCATCACATGTAACAAgaaaacttccttttaaaaaaaaggaaaacaaagtactAGGAGAAGTCTTTCACATGAAGGAAAATGCAGCCTTTGGATTTCTCCTCTCATTAGCCTGTACACACGTGGGCATCAGAAGGTTTGCATTTTCTCCGCAAGAGCTCTTGCTATGATGTCTGACGGATTTTCTGCCACTCAACAAATTCATCGAGAAGAACAGGCCCTAGAAAGAGAGAAGCATTTGTTAGAATTCAGTGACCTCAGACCTCCCACTACAAACACTCTCCCCGAGTTCTGGTGGTGATGAGGACGGACCCCGGCGTCTAAGGTGTGTTTCCTGTCCTGCTGGCTACTTAGCGCTTTTCCTTCTCGGCCTGCTCTTTCCTGATAGAAGAGACTTTCCACAAGGGGTATGTGCTGCAGCTTCCTTCACAAGGTTGCAATGGCTTCAGAACTCTCCAATAACTAAGTCAAGATTGACTGCTCCCTTTGTCTAAATGCTCACAGCACTGTTATTTCTATTAAGGAATATGGAGAGTGTTCAACATGTTTCTACATTACGTCACCAAGAGCATGTAAGCTTGTTGAAGGAGTGGCCATATAAGAGAATTATTTTGTTCCAGTAACAGGACCGAGTATAAATCTAAACACAAAGCAAGTGCCTAATGAACACCTGACCTAAAAACTATACTGAAAAAACATGTGAGGGGCGCCTacggggctcagtcagtgaagtggctgacttcagctcaggtcatgatctcacagttcatgagttcgagacctgtgttgggctctgtgctgacagctcaagctcagagcctggagcctacttcggattcggtgtctccctctctctctgcccttcccctgctcatgcttgctcgctcgctctctcaaaaataaactttaaaaaaattaaaaataaaaaaacaataaataaaaagacattcgCATAAAGCAGGGGGTCCACACTCATTTCCTTACAGGAGCCATTCCCTACATGAGCTCACTGTTTTTGTTCGttgaaaaagaggggaaaactCATGGCCAGAAAAGAGTACGCTGGccctatttttcttaaaacacataCCCCTCAATggtctttctctcattttttattgACGTACCTCCCTACTCTAAGAAAATCGGCAGACAGGGACAATCGTAAACAGCAGCCGAAAAGCACCCTAGCTGGTGGCGTAGCTACAAGCCAGCGAAGTGAGACGCAAGTTGGACACAAGCTATTACTTGGCTTCTGTCACTAATTCCTCACATACTTGAGTcagattttctgctttttcaaacAAATCTGGaagctttatttttatacaaaaattgTTTCATATGTTGACTCAAAACACGCATGAATATACACATGTGTAGGCCTGCCTGCAAGTTTACTGCTGCTACCAAAGGGCTGTTTCCAAAAATATTACTGAATTTTAGAACATTCCGGGGGGAGAGGTCACAATGTAAACTACAGGCAGAATAAAGTTATTCCTTCTTCAGCATTTTGTATGATCTTCAGGGTTGCAGAAGTCCACATTTCAATTTACTTTTATAGGAATGTATCCTACAGCGTACTTCAAGGATCTGTTTTATGGTATTCTGCCCTTTCCACTGAAGAGTATGGACAGATATTTTAACTTGAACGAttgaaaaatggtatttcatCAAGTGTTTACTGAGGCATTTCTGAGGGAACTTATTGTGGCATAATCTGCTATGCCATCAGTGGGCACTATGATTAGCCTTGAAGGTTTTTCTCTTGTACCTgatgttttgcttttctctatttaaaTCCTGACTGTTCTTTTCTTCCATAGGAAAATGCCAGGGAAGGCAGGAAAGCagaattttagcttttacatGCAGAAATTATCATTTAACTTTAGCTATACTGCTCCATTACATTTCTGAGAAATTGGCAACAttccacctgtcagcacagactttCTAACGTAAGCCCTCCCCCACACCTTCAACATGATTCCATAAGAAAAGTTACTATCAgcaactttaaattctttatggTAACGCTACACAAATGCATGTTCCCACTTAACAGTTTAAAGAACTTCATTTTCCTAGGAAAACACAGTTATTATACTTACAAGCACCATCTTCATCATAGTTACTAAGATCGGCATGGACGGTTCTGCTGAATTCTAACACATTGTACCACTGATCTTTGTTCATAACACGATACTTCGATTGCTGTAGAAGAGGATATAAATATTTGGAATACAGAACAAGCGTTATCTAAGGCTCTGACTTAAATAAATCTAGTTATGCCATCTTTTTGTGATTTGGTCTTTCTTAAAGCACTTAGTCCTCTTTAGTCACTTGGGCTTCCAAGAGAATCCTCAGGGCCGTTTACATGTTAACATCATCCAAcctactttttctttatctttccttcatttttgagaaGTAACAGGAGCAACAAAGGTACCGATCTGATAAAACGCCTGAGTGTCTTCCGTGTAGGCATTTCTATAATCGTCACTGAAATCAAGTCATACAGCGTATCCTACGTACACTAAGTTCCCTCACACGGCTTCCCAGGAGACTGCTTTGCGTGAGATTTAATGTTCCGCCACATCTTGAAGCTGGTGCTTTTGTAGGCAGTGGAAAGAGTACTGgcttgggttcaaaccccacttcTGTCACTGAATTGAGTGGCCTTGGGAACATTACTTAACAACAGAGCCCATTTCTTCATTCGCTGAACAGGGATAAAACCTAATTTGAAACAGTGTCAAACACCCTCCCCATAACCAGCGTTGAAAATACTTTGTCCTCTTAGCTCCCTGTAGAGGTGACTATTTTTAGATTCAGTCCTCTTTATTTTTGCCCCAAACTACTAATAGGAGGAAGACGGATAACATTCATCAAAAACGTCTACTTTACCAGCCTTTCCTAAGCCTACTCTATCAGGCTTAAAGATCTAAGTGTACCTGAAACCCACTCGCTCAAGTCCTGGTCATGACTGCCTCTCGGCAGAAGCTTTCAACAAAATTACTCCGAGGAATTCGCTATGATAATCAGCTTTATGAGAAATCATTTTCAAcgcaaaaagcaaaagcatctGTATTCAAGAAACGGTGAGATCTATACCAAAAAACCTGAAATTGaaaaggcacaaaaacagaaaaccaaagaaagcagtggaaaaaaagaacagtatcTTAAAACCACTGCCGGTAGTAGGTGCTACGCTAAACCTGCTAAATGAACACTTTCTTCATAAATTCAGCAGACATTTTAAAGTTGTTAGTACATTTAAGTAGTCATTCTCATATTTGTGggcataaaattttaattctaactaTTTAGACTGAACCCAAGTGAAAAGGAAAGTGTTATCACAACACACAACAGGTTCCCTTATGTGGCTATCAGCCTAAGAGCTAGTAATTTACGAAGAAACCTGAAACCCGAGTTAGAAGCATAACATTTGTACACGAGCATCAGTTTTCTGTCAAAAACCCAAGAAACTAATTTTGTGTGAAAAACGTCTTTGCTATAGTTTATTTGAGGGTTCATTTTTttcatgggggggaggggggctgcaaGGCTGGAATGAAAGTATCTCATGTACAGAATATATTAATGAACATGAACTTGTGTCTACAAATGACGACGTATATGTACACAATTTATCAGAAACtttttacttaagtttttttttttaaaaacacactatcTAAAGATCCATTTATGTTTCCTCATTTAAAGGTACGTTTTCAGAGTAAGTTttacaattaatatttaatgCTTCCAGATGAGAACAGCGCACATACCTCCAGGTACTGgtaaaacactgaaaacagcGGCCATGTCCTTCCAAGCAGCAGGGCGAGCATAGACTTAGCAGTGTCGATATCAAGGCTTCTCTGATCTTTATCCTACAATGGAAGTAAAAAATTTCCCTAAGTGTGGTTCCgagatgaaaaaaatgttaaaattacaaaacatggAAATTCTACCTACCCTTGCAAAATCAAAGGCATATCTGTAGATATTCTTAAACGAAGAAATATCATTCAACTGTGAGCGCAAAAAGTCAAATTTGTTCTGTAACTTTTCTGTGCAGTCAcaccttaaattaaaaaagccaaatacattataaaatccataaaattaaataaaagcatCATTAGGGGGTCAGAAGAAATGTATTGAGAAGAAAGTCAGTGCATCTAATGAAATCAATCTAGGTTTAAAATTCTGCTTCACAAATTTAGAGTTACTAACATATTGCCTCGTACTGACCTCGTACAAtgggataaaaaggaaaaaaggaaaataggaaaaaaagagaaaacctggCAACCAATGAAATTCAGTccaatgacctttaaaaaaaaaaaaaaaaaaaaaaaagctcaatcgAAAGCTCCAGTACAATCATGAGTATGTCTCAAGAAGAGATTCAGAAGATGTACTTTTACTACATGTAAAGTTAAGAAGATGGCAGAACAGAGGAGATGAACCAGGCCTCGGTCACAGATTTCACTGGAAATTCTCAGGCACAGCTTGGTGACAGGGATTAGCCATGAGTGGTTTTGAAAGTTCAGGCTATAACACAGAGAAAATTAACACATTGTATTAGTGCTTCTGTCATAAACTCAGATTCCTACATTTTCAGTGACTAAGCACCAAGGCAATCAGTGGCAGCACCTGACTTCAAATAAGGTACAGATGCCAAAGAAGGAAACCAGTTAAAGGCTCAAAGAGACGCTCTCCCACGGGCTGACTCAGCAAGAACCAGGTCACCACACCATGAGCTCTGGTCAAGCCGCACTCACCACGCACACTGACCACAGCTATGTGTCAGCACAGATCACTGCCTCTACTCGACGTGGTGCTCCCTCCAACAGGCCGACGAAACCTCACTCACCAAAACCTAACTCCCAGGTTGCCATCTCTGAGCATACACCTGACTCCCTTTCATTACATGGGCCGTACCATCTACCGTGACCCACAGTATTCCTCCCAGAACGGACTTAGTTCTCATCATGTACTAGAGATATCTAGTACCCAAATTTAACTAAGACCTTGACTATTCTAAACCCACAATGTGACAGGTGACTCCTAACTTTATTAAGGTGTAAATGTTTTGGATAATTTTCTAATGTTGATTAAACCTTGCGTTCCTAGAATAAGCCAAACTGAGTGATGTTTGTTACCGGTGTCGTACACTCCTAGATTTTCTGGCTATTTTCGTAAGTGAGACTTGCTGGTAAATCTCATTCCTTCACACTCTCTTCACTAATTTTGATAACAAGCTCATGGCATAGgccttagaaaaatgaaattataattattactttttttctcttttctgaaaaagTTTACTAAACACTGGAATTAGCATTTGGCCAAAATCAGCTGAAAAGCCATCTGGGTCTTTTCACTGAGGTGAGGTATTTTCTAgtctgtattattatttatttttgctttctgtttttctttttttaatttttttcattttttttaatgtttgtttatttttgagcgagacagagacagaatgcgagtgggttaggggcagagagagagggagacacagaagcagaagcagactccaggctctgagctgtcagcacagagcccgacacaaggctcacactcacgagctgtgagatcaggacctgagccaaagtcggacgctcaactgactgagccacccaggcaccccgctttctgtttttcttaatcaTCTTGGCagaatttcttaattatttcaacTGCAGGTTTGCTTTCCCTTTTACtctaaacatctttttttaaaattttttttaatctttacttattttttgagagagagcgcgcgccagtgagcatgcaagctggggagcggcagagagaggcggagacacagaatgtgaagcaggctccaggctcccagctgtcagcatgacagaccctgacatggggcttgaatccgcgagccgtgagatcatgacctgagctgatgccggacactcaaccaactgagacacccaggcgcccccatttctcTTCTAATGTAACATTCAAAGCTACAGATTTTCCTCTAAGTACAATTAAAGCTTCAGCCCAGTTCTGATAAATATTATTGCTTTGATTATTCACTTGTAAATGATGCCTTGACAAGATGGTTTCAGAGAACGGGTAGAGATAAAAGTCTTAGAACAGGTTTAACAGACACTAAGAAGAGAGCAATCAGAGAAAATAAGTaaaggtgacccttgaacaacaaggGTTTGCACCGTGTGGGTCGACTTATAtggggatatattttttttcGATACACACAGTATAGggctgtaaatatattttcttgatagttttttcttttttttttaaatgtttatttttgagacagagagagacagagcatgaacaggggagggtcagagagagagggagacacagaatccgaaacaggctccaggctctgagcagtcagcacagaggctgacgcggggctcgaactcacggaccgtgagatcgtgacctgagccgaagtcggacgctcaacctactgagccacccaggcgcccctcttgacaGTTTTCTTAAGAacatttctttcctctagcttaccgTACTGTAAGaacatagtatataatacatttaatgtacaaaatatgCTATTTGACTGTTTATGTCATGGGAAAGGCTTCCAATCAACAGTAGACTagtaagttttggggaagtcaagAGTTACACGTAGATGTCTGACTGTGCAGGAAGTCCCATGCCTGC contains the following coding sequences:
- the DCUN1D5 gene encoding DCN1-like protein 5 isoform X1 codes for the protein MPVKKKRKSPGVAAAVAEDGGLKKCKISSYCRSQPPARLISGEEHFSSKKCLAWFYEYAGPDEVVGPEGMEKFCEDIGVEPENIIMLVLAWKLEAESMGFFTKEEWLKGMTSLQCDCTEKLQNKFDFLRSQLNDISSFKNIYRYAFDFARDKDQRSLDIDTAKSMLALLLGRTWPLFSVFYQYLEQSKYRVMNKDQWYNVLEFSRTVHADLSNYDEDGAWPVLLDEFVEWQKIRQTS
- the DCUN1D5 gene encoding DCN1-like protein 5 isoform X2, giving the protein MEKFCEDIGVEPENIIMLVLAWKLEAESMGFFTKEEWLKGMTSLQCDCTEKLQNKFDFLRSQLNDISSFKNIYRYAFDFARDKDQRSLDIDTAKSMLALLLGRTWPLFSVFYQYLEQSKYRVMNKDQWYNVLEFSRTVHADLSNYDEDGAWPVLLDEFVEWQKIRQTS
- the DCUN1D5 gene encoding DCN1-like protein 5 isoform X3; its protein translation is MPVKKKRKSPGVAAAVAEDGGLKKCKISRCDCTEKLQNKFDFLRSQLNDISSFKNIYRYAFDFARDKDQRSLDIDTAKSMLALLLGRTWPLFSVFYQYLEQSKYRVMNKDQWYNVLEFSRTVHADLSNYDEDGAWPVLLDEFVEWQKIRQTS
- the DCUN1D5 gene encoding DCN1-like protein 5 isoform X4, producing MCDCTEKLQNKFDFLRSQLNDISSFKNIYRYAFDFARDKDQRSLDIDTAKSMLALLLGRTWPLFSVFYQYLEQSKYRVMNKDQWYNVLEFSRTVHADLSNYDEDGAWPVLLDEFVEWQKIRQTS